Proteins encoded by one window of Candidatus Aramenus sp. CH1:
- a CDS encoding metallophosphoesterase has product MLEISPGIYIASDLPVLYLKSVDAIVLSDVHIGYEEEMARKGMFLPKVQKKRFIEVYRNSGKVFKFKRIVINGDFKHLFNKLGKEERDDLNEILSTLKDDGMEVTLVKGNHDNYVTLVTDKFDNVEVVDYLDLGNVFLLHGHKEVEVRDNTTYVVGHEHPRISIRDRLGFAKKLQAFLVVPLKSNGSKVIVLPSVGTYQAGNDISLIHNNYMSPIVRNLGVLEKAKPYVIIESEGIMEFPELGLLKNVLF; this is encoded by the coding sequence CAGTACTTTACCTAAAGAGCGTCGACGCCATAGTCCTCTCTGACGTTCACATAGGTTACGAGGAGGAGATGGCAAGGAAAGGGATGTTCCTTCCAAAAGTCCAGAAGAAGAGATTCATTGAGGTCTACAGGAACTCCGGAAAGGTATTCAAGTTCAAGAGAATAGTAATCAACGGCGACTTCAAGCACCTATTTAATAAACTAGGAAAGGAGGAGAGAGACGACCTAAACGAAATTCTAAGTACTCTAAAAGACGACGGAATGGAGGTTACGTTGGTTAAGGGTAACCACGACAATTACGTAACCTTGGTAACAGACAAGTTCGACAACGTTGAAGTGGTGGACTACTTGGACCTAGGAAACGTGTTTCTCCTTCATGGACACAAAGAGGTTGAGGTAAGGGATAACACAACTTACGTAGTAGGGCACGAGCACCCGAGGATTTCCATAAGGGATAGGTTAGGGTTTGCGAAGAAACTGCAAGCCTTCCTAGTAGTCCCCCTGAAGTCAAACGGTAGTAAGGTAATTGTCCTGCCCTCTGTCGGCACGTATCAAGCAGGGAACGATATCTCACTGATACACAACAACTACATGAGCCCCATAGTAAGGAACCTGGGAGTTCTAGAGAAGGCAAAGCCTTACGTAATAATTGAGTCCGAGGGTATTATGGAATTTCCTGAGCTAGGCCTTCTAAAGAACGTCCTTTTCTAA
- a CDS encoding TATA-box-binding protein yields the protein MVATVTLDESLDLYAMERSVPNVEYDPDQFPGLIFRLETPKVTSLIFKSGKMVVTGAKSTEELIKAVKRIIKTLKKYSIKITGKPKIQIQNIVASANLHVHVNLDKAAFLLENNMYEPEQFPGLIYRMDDPRVVLLIFSSGKMVITGAKREEEVYKAVKKIFDKLEELDCVRPIEEEDEIEI from the coding sequence ATAGTAGCAACCGTAACTTTAGACGAGTCCTTAGACCTTTACGCCATGGAGAGGAGCGTTCCAAACGTAGAATACGACCCTGACCAGTTTCCTGGGCTGATATTTAGGCTCGAGACGCCCAAAGTTACTTCTCTCATATTCAAGTCCGGAAAGATGGTAGTAACTGGGGCAAAGAGCACCGAGGAACTAATAAAGGCCGTAAAGAGGATAATAAAGACGTTAAAGAAGTACAGCATAAAGATTACCGGCAAGCCCAAGATTCAGATCCAGAACATTGTTGCTTCCGCAAACCTCCACGTTCACGTCAACTTGGACAAGGCCGCGTTCTTACTCGAGAACAACATGTACGAGCCAGAGCAATTCCCTGGGCTGATATATAGGATGGACGACCCCAGAGTCGTCCTCTTGATATTCAGTAGCGGAAAGATGGTCATAACTGGGGCAAAAAGGGAGGAGGAAGTATACAAGGCCGTCAAGAAAATCTTCGACAAGCTAGAAGAACTAGACTGCGTGAGGCCAATAGAGGAGGAGGACGAGATAGAAATTTAA
- a CDS encoding DUF5622 domain-containing protein: MTLKHKKYVYIDTGKGFYVKARVLKNRDENSAESYVLLNITPKAKPRKASVLKLDNLPLEIKEKVSKMAK, from the coding sequence ATGACCCTTAAACACAAGAAGTACGTGTACATAGATACGGGAAAGGGCTTTTACGTTAAGGCCAGAGTGCTGAAGAACAGGGACGAGAACTCAGCTGAGAGCTACGTCTTACTAAATATAACGCCTAAGGCCAAGCCCAGAAAGGCCTCAGTCCTAAAGTTAGACAATTTGCCCCTAGAGATCAAGGAAAAAGTTTCCAAGATGGCTAAGTGA
- a CDS encoding DUF373 family protein: MATKVKIMETLTERTAVIYVDIDDDLGRIGVQTPVIGEKDAFLAIQKASEVIPDDSDFNAMVVTLNLYKKLKDKGNVDIVFIAGSEKGGIEAQLRLSSELDEVIRKLGITNAIVVYDSPEDAKAIPIIQSKLKITGIQRVIVEQYRGVEETYILIGRYLKKVITEPRYSRIFLGVPGIIFVIGSVFYILGLASYLLPAVLLVIGLSMLVRGFAIDDMIERWWQTSTIMVIVGILSLISLIIGIIQGYVTGQSLKGSYVYVSSSIANAMLPYLTFSVVILFAGKALENAIEKNIRVWHDLIKIAAIIVSAYIISSALYNIERGIYIIQAQLFYTLSVSSMIIIMTYIALTIIEKYKLT; this comes from the coding sequence ATGGCGACCAAAGTAAAGATAATGGAGACGCTGACTGAAAGGACTGCAGTAATTTACGTTGACATTGACGACGATCTAGGCAGAATAGGCGTTCAAACGCCCGTAATAGGAGAAAAGGACGCTTTTTTAGCCATTCAGAAGGCTTCTGAGGTCATCCCAGACGACTCTGACTTCAATGCCATGGTAGTTACGCTAAATCTATACAAGAAGTTGAAAGATAAAGGCAACGTCGATATAGTCTTTATTGCAGGCTCGGAAAAAGGGGGGATTGAAGCTCAGCTCAGACTGTCTTCAGAGCTGGACGAGGTAATCAGGAAACTAGGTATCACGAACGCTATCGTAGTCTACGATAGTCCCGAGGACGCAAAGGCTATCCCAATTATACAGTCCAAGCTCAAGATAACGGGGATACAAAGGGTCATAGTAGAGCAGTACAGGGGAGTTGAGGAGACCTACATTCTCATAGGGAGGTACTTGAAGAAGGTAATAACCGAACCTAGGTATTCTAGGATATTCCTTGGAGTCCCTGGTATAATTTTCGTAATAGGTAGTGTGTTTTACATCCTTGGACTGGCATCATATCTTCTGCCTGCGGTTCTCTTGGTAATAGGACTCTCCATGCTGGTAAGGGGATTCGCAATTGACGATATGATAGAAAGGTGGTGGCAAACTTCCACTATCATGGTGATAGTGGGAATCCTATCCCTCATCTCATTAATTATAGGTATAATCCAGGGATATGTGACAGGCCAGTCTCTTAAGGGCTCCTACGTTTACGTGTCTTCTTCAATAGCCAACGCCATGCTACCTTACCTTACCTTCTCAGTTGTGATTTTATTTGCAGGGAAGGCCTTAGAAAACGCCATAGAGAAGAACATAAGGGTATGGCATGACTTAATAAAAATAGCTGCTATAATAGTTTCTGCATACATAATATCAAGCGCTTTGTATAACATCGAGAGGGGAATTTATATAATCCAGGCTCAGCTCTTCTACACGTTGTCTGTCTCGTCAATGATAATAATCATGACGTACATAGCCCTTACAATAATCGAAAAATATAAGCTCACTTAG
- a CDS encoding H/ACA RNA-protein complex protein Gar1, which yields MTKARVIEIGFYEKETLKGKMLVRADSKFDYVHNNVVGKTLVDEKGNRIGKVLDVIGNINEPYLLVNPVNKEEVPKGKLYVILEERKKNRRGRK from the coding sequence GTGACAAAAGCTCGAGTAATTGAAATTGGATTTTACGAGAAAGAGACACTCAAAGGCAAGATGCTGGTAAGGGCTGATTCCAAGTTCGATTACGTTCACAACAACGTAGTTGGGAAAACATTAGTTGACGAAAAGGGAAACAGAATAGGTAAAGTTCTGGACGTAATAGGCAACATAAACGAGCCTTATTTGCTAGTAAATCCAGTAAACAAGGAGGAGGTACCAAAAGGTAAACTATACGTTATCCTGGAAGAGAGGAAAAAGAACAGGAGAGGAAGGAAATGA
- a CDS encoding transcription initiation factor IIB family protein, whose protein sequence is MKCQVCNSESVRYDYERGQYICSTCGFVIEEGLVDQGPEWRAYDYEDKLEKERTGSPLTLKVHDQGLTTKIGYGRVKDRVKLLKMQRLQNKLRVSSKDKKLVTYLSVLNNEASKLGLPEFVKETAALILRKLVETGLARRIDMYTLVAAVLYYSCQINNIPRHLQEIRSRYGLNSSELWKALQRVQEVSKKVQNFRPKVKPVVYIPEILDKLGLPQQVAIKSAEIVDIMYKTGLTSGKGYLALSAASVYLISTLLDVKKTQKEVAEALGITEVTIRNRYKEIINNFDIEVSL, encoded by the coding sequence ATGAAGTGCCAAGTCTGCAACTCTGAGAGCGTGAGATACGACTACGAACGCGGCCAGTACATCTGCTCCACTTGCGGATTCGTGATAGAGGAGGGGTTAGTGGATCAAGGACCCGAATGGAGGGCCTACGATTACGAGGATAAACTAGAAAAGGAGAGGACGGGCTCGCCTCTAACGTTAAAGGTTCACGACCAAGGTCTCACCACCAAGATAGGCTACGGAAGGGTTAAGGACAGAGTGAAGCTCCTTAAGATGCAAAGGTTGCAGAACAAGCTTAGAGTATCCTCAAAAGACAAGAAGCTTGTGACCTACTTGTCGGTTCTCAATAACGAGGCGTCTAAGTTAGGGCTTCCCGAGTTCGTTAAGGAGACTGCAGCGTTGATTTTGAGGAAACTAGTAGAGACTGGGCTCGCTAGAAGAATCGACATGTACACTCTAGTTGCCGCAGTCCTGTATTACTCTTGCCAGATAAACAACATCCCCAGACACCTTCAAGAGATAAGGAGCAGGTATGGGCTAAACTCCAGTGAACTTTGGAAAGCTCTGCAAAGGGTACAAGAGGTGTCCAAGAAGGTTCAGAACTTCAGACCTAAGGTAAAGCCAGTCGTCTATATCCCAGAGATCTTGGATAAGTTGGGGCTACCCCAACAAGTAGCCATCAAGTCAGCGGAGATCGTTGACATAATGTACAAGACAGGACTAACAAGCGGTAAGGGATACCTAGCGTTAAGCGCTGCTTCCGTTTATCTGATAAGTACTCTCTTGGACGTCAAGAAGACGCAAAAAGAAGTAGCTGAGGCGTTAGGGATTACGGAGGTTACAATAAGGAATAGGTATAAGGAAATTATTAATAATTTTGATATTGAAGTAAGTTTATAG
- a CDS encoding winged helix-turn-helix transcriptional regulator: MESKTSTYEDMVRQKIAERGSQGISQQELAKSVGLSTRELSVIIKKLIEKKQVIKKSVKENGKSIVKLFAVQVFEEPKLLVELNNVVDIPCFSCKFLYKCNEGTHVNPNSCSKLSQWILSIIAK, encoded by the coding sequence ATGGAATCAAAAACATCAACGTACGAAGATATGGTTCGCCAAAAGATAGCTGAAAGGGGTAGCCAAGGCATATCACAGCAGGAACTCGCCAAGTCAGTCGGGCTCTCAACTAGGGAGCTCAGCGTTATAATTAAAAAGCTTATTGAAAAGAAACAGGTCATCAAGAAGTCAGTCAAGGAAAACGGGAAAAGCATTGTAAAGCTCTTCGCCGTTCAAGTTTTTGAAGAACCCAAACTCCTTGTAGAGCTCAATAACGTTGTCGACATCCCGTGTTTCTCGTGCAAGTTCCTTTACAAATGCAATGAGGGTACTCACGTTAATCCAAACTCTTGTTCAAAGCTATCGCAATGGATTTTATCTATTATAGCTAAATGA
- a CDS encoding tRNA (guanine(26)-N(2))-dimethyltransferase: MKLKEITEGKAKLLVPDPEEYRKEEKYDPSWAPVFYNPRMVFNRDVSVVVVSALSPKSIVDALSATGVRGIRYYLESSQAEEVVFNDKSPNAVELIKRNVEVNGIQNAKVYNRDANSLLYELKVDYVDVDPFGSPAPFVLSSINATKRGGSVAYTATDLSPLEGKARRSCLRKYYVHNQRLSFSKEVGIRALVSKVVRDSAVLERTVVPLISFYSDYYYRVFFRVLGGARRADNVLEELGYFIECQDCGYHEGTRENCVEKCPYCGSKNVKVVGPVWLGKLVDEEFLGKVTSSIDKFEYLTNFQMVKELLTSLRDENKFLAYYNLDFLASRHKVNVPPTRGMLECLGEATRTHFDKKGIKTNKKYEEVLECLKTSFSYNR; encoded by the coding sequence ATGAAATTAAAAGAGATAACAGAGGGAAAGGCTAAACTACTAGTTCCAGATCCCGAGGAGTACAGGAAGGAAGAGAAGTACGATCCTTCGTGGGCTCCCGTCTTCTATAACCCTAGGATGGTCTTCAACAGGGACGTGAGCGTAGTTGTAGTAAGTGCGCTTTCTCCGAAAAGTATTGTGGACGCCCTTTCCGCAACTGGCGTGAGGGGGATAAGGTATTACCTCGAGTCCTCACAAGCAGAGGAGGTAGTGTTTAACGACAAGAGCCCTAACGCAGTGGAGCTCATAAAGAGAAACGTGGAAGTTAACGGAATACAGAACGCTAAAGTGTACAACAGAGACGCCAATTCCCTACTTTATGAGCTCAAGGTGGACTACGTGGACGTAGATCCCTTTGGATCCCCGGCCCCCTTCGTACTCTCATCAATAAATGCCACCAAACGCGGAGGAAGCGTGGCCTATACTGCAACAGACCTTTCCCCCTTAGAGGGGAAGGCCAGGAGATCATGTTTGAGAAAGTACTACGTGCATAACCAAAGGCTTAGTTTCTCAAAGGAGGTTGGGATAAGGGCACTTGTCTCTAAGGTAGTAAGGGACTCAGCAGTTCTTGAGAGAACAGTGGTCCCCCTTATCTCCTTCTACTCCGATTACTACTACAGGGTTTTCTTCAGAGTGTTGGGAGGAGCAAGGAGGGCAGATAATGTCCTAGAAGAATTAGGGTATTTTATTGAGTGTCAAGACTGCGGGTACCACGAGGGGACTAGGGAAAATTGCGTGGAGAAGTGCCCATATTGTGGTAGCAAGAACGTAAAGGTAGTAGGGCCAGTGTGGCTGGGTAAGCTTGTGGACGAAGAGTTCCTTGGAAAGGTGACGTCGTCAATTGACAAGTTCGAATACCTAACCAATTTCCAAATGGTTAAGGAGCTACTGACGAGCTTAAGGGATGAGAACAAGTTCCTAGCGTATTACAATCTGGACTTCCTAGCTTCGAGGCATAAGGTGAACGTACCCCCAACTAGAGGCATGCTCGAATGCCTTGGAGAGGCAACGAGAACGCACTTTGATAAAAAAGGGATTAAAACAAATAAAAAATACGAAGAAGTTTTGGAATGCCTAAAAACGTCATTTAGCTATAATAGATAA
- a CDS encoding helix-turn-helix domain-containing protein: MEDKLTDVVDILEKSNVDYSVIYYPEKSKKSIDIVAKDPSRKLVIKVSMDKVSKEEIVELEKFAYLVNSFPVLVTDETEEDIAIQKDKVVGLSLEGFRKMIEREKIFVYRTRGGMFVKIRSEVMKRKREEMRFSMGDLAKMLGVSRKTIYDYENGECDVSIEIAEKLVDIFGPEIIGDMFEDMNNRSRIELENEENNQVSKILADEGFSIATLKLTAVDVVASRGDERVLIAIGPKRADFTRRKAEEAKKLAMKLSASLITIVRTYNMAKDLEKDGFKAYTTDDLTSLRDEIKRDNRGKG; encoded by the coding sequence ATGGAGGATAAGTTAACTGACGTAGTTGATATATTGGAGAAGAGTAACGTAGACTACTCCGTAATATATTACCCAGAAAAGAGTAAGAAGTCAATCGACATAGTGGCGAAGGATCCGTCTAGGAAACTAGTTATAAAGGTATCAATGGACAAAGTGTCCAAGGAGGAGATAGTAGAACTGGAAAAGTTCGCCTACCTAGTCAACAGCTTCCCTGTGCTAGTGACCGACGAAACGGAGGAAGATATAGCGATCCAGAAGGACAAGGTTGTTGGGCTCTCGCTGGAAGGTTTTAGAAAAATGATAGAAAGGGAGAAGATATTTGTATACAGGACGCGTGGCGGGATGTTCGTTAAGATAAGGTCGGAGGTAATGAAGAGGAAGAGGGAGGAAATGAGGTTCAGCATGGGAGATCTGGCGAAGATGCTTGGGGTGTCCAGGAAGACGATCTACGATTACGAGAACGGAGAGTGCGATGTGTCCATAGAGATAGCAGAAAAGTTGGTTGACATCTTTGGACCAGAGATAATAGGAGACATGTTCGAAGATATGAACAACAGATCTAGAATAGAGCTAGAAAACGAGGAGAACAACCAAGTGTCGAAGATATTGGCAGACGAAGGTTTCAGCATCGCAACCCTGAAGCTAACCGCTGTCGACGTTGTAGCTTCTAGGGGCGACGAGAGGGTTTTAATTGCAATAGGGCCAAAGAGGGCCGACTTCACGCGCAGAAAGGCGGAAGAGGCTAAGAAGCTGGCGATGAAGCTAAGCGCTTCACTAATCACAATAGTGAGGACTTATAACATGGCAAAGGATCTGGAGAAAGATGGATTTAAAGCCTATACGACCGATGATTTAACGAGCCTAAGAGATGAAATTAAAAGAGATAACAGAGGGAAAGGCTAA
- a CDS encoding DUF61 family protein, translating into MLDKIIDLGFKDIFSSMPAEFVTLDEAVKGKNVIRLGNGFLHKFDEREVDSASKSIPIYLWALVKLPFVILKLETPGDYVVNGDEWSKRAVSLLLGKDNANYLTSGDVERLLMGYKSLIFITISYSILSNVNIDNE; encoded by the coding sequence ATGTTAGACAAGATAATAGACCTAGGATTCAAGGACATTTTTTCCTCAATGCCAGCCGAGTTTGTGACTTTGGACGAGGCCGTAAAGGGGAAAAACGTAATAAGGCTTGGAAACGGCTTCCTCCACAAGTTTGACGAGCGGGAGGTGGACAGCGCATCCAAGTCCATCCCCATCTACCTTTGGGCGCTAGTCAAGTTGCCTTTTGTTATACTGAAGCTCGAGACCCCGGGAGACTACGTAGTCAACGGCGACGAGTGGAGTAAGAGGGCAGTGTCCCTTTTGTTGGGAAAGGATAACGCGAACTACTTGACCTCTGGAGACGTAGAAAGACTTTTAATGGGGTATAAATCATTAATATTTATAACTATCTCTTATTCTATACTAAGTAACGTAAATATAGATAACGAATAG
- a CDS encoding fibrillarin-like rRNA/tRNA 2'-O-methyltransferase yields the protein MENVFECIYVDGVTRLCTKNLAPGYSVYGERLIKFEGIEYREWNAFRSKLAGAILKGLKYNPIKKGTKVLYLGAASGTTPSHISDIVEKEGKVYGVEFSPRVVRELILVAQRRPNLFPILADARFPQAYSLLVEDPEVLYVDIAQPDQTDIAIYNAKFFLREGGYLLLAVKARSIDVTKEPEEIFMAEAEKLRKENFDVEQIINLDPYDKDHSMIVAKFKG from the coding sequence ATGGAGAACGTATTCGAGTGCATTTACGTTGATGGGGTTACTAGGCTTTGCACCAAAAACTTGGCCCCCGGATACTCTGTCTACGGTGAGAGGCTGATTAAATTCGAGGGGATCGAGTACAGAGAGTGGAACGCATTTAGGAGTAAGTTGGCGGGGGCCATACTTAAGGGGCTAAAGTACAACCCGATAAAGAAGGGCACTAAGGTCCTTTACTTGGGTGCAGCATCGGGTACCACGCCAAGCCACATCTCTGACATAGTGGAAAAAGAGGGCAAAGTTTACGGCGTAGAGTTTTCCCCAAGGGTCGTTAGGGAGTTAATCCTTGTAGCGCAGCGTAGGCCAAACCTCTTCCCAATACTTGCTGACGCCAGGTTCCCTCAGGCTTACAGTTTGTTGGTTGAGGACCCAGAGGTACTCTACGTTGACATAGCCCAGCCAGACCAAACCGACATTGCTATTTACAACGCCAAGTTCTTCCTGAGGGAGGGCGGTTACCTCCTCCTAGCGGTAAAGGCTAGGAGCATTGACGTGACTAAGGAACCAGAGGAGATATTTATGGCTGAGGCGGAAAAACTGAGGAAGGAGAACTTCGACGTAGAGCAGATAATTAACTTAGATCCCTACGATAAGGACCACTCCATGATAGTTGCCAAGTTTAAGGGTTAG
- a CDS encoding C/D box methylation guide ribonucleoprotein complex aNOP56 subunit (functions along with aFIB and aL7a; guides 2'-O-methylation of ribose to specific sites in RNAs), whose protein sequence is MMKVYLVEHVIGSFAFDENGKLVDYVLNPRDLGKVVDMLIDHEEHGNPFPSALELLLKLKPSEVVVENEAEVAKFQGLGARVTTQVHHFGAREFRQSLVKYALEAKYAPNEEELYSFLYQVSFEYTRRKLRKASQKRDLLAIQAVRAIDDIDKTINLFSERLREWYSLHFPELDKMVEDHQLYSKIVSYLGYRDNITQEALKELGLNDSRASKIADAAKKSIGADISEDDINSIRMLSNTILELFKIRNDLADYVESVMREVSPNVTALVGPVLGARLLSLAGSLEELAKMPASTIQVLGAEKALFRALKTGSRPPKHGIIFQFPAIHSSPRWQRGKIARALAAKLAIAARVDAFSGRYIGDQLVEQLNKRIEEIKTKYAQPPPRKQQKEERPQGKGKKGKGDKKKGKRR, encoded by the coding sequence ATAATGAAAGTCTATCTCGTCGAGCACGTCATAGGCTCGTTTGCCTTTGACGAGAACGGTAAGCTCGTTGATTACGTCTTGAACCCCAGGGATCTGGGCAAAGTAGTTGACATGCTTATAGATCACGAGGAACACGGAAACCCCTTTCCTTCCGCGCTTGAGCTCCTGCTGAAGCTAAAGCCTTCTGAGGTCGTGGTGGAGAATGAGGCTGAGGTAGCGAAATTCCAGGGGTTGGGCGCTAGGGTAACCACGCAGGTACACCACTTTGGAGCCAGGGAATTTAGGCAGTCTTTGGTTAAGTATGCTTTGGAAGCTAAGTACGCTCCAAACGAGGAGGAACTTTACTCCTTCCTTTACCAAGTTTCCTTTGAGTACACAAGGAGGAAACTGAGGAAGGCCTCTCAGAAGAGGGATCTGCTAGCAATTCAGGCAGTTAGGGCGATAGACGACATAGACAAGACGATCAACCTGTTCTCGGAGAGGCTGAGGGAGTGGTACAGTCTTCATTTCCCTGAACTAGATAAGATGGTGGAAGATCACCAGCTCTACTCTAAGATAGTCTCTTACCTTGGGTATAGGGACAACATAACGCAAGAGGCGCTAAAGGAACTCGGGCTAAACGATTCTCGCGCGTCAAAGATTGCAGACGCGGCTAAGAAGAGTATAGGTGCTGACATATCGGAGGACGACATAAACTCCATAAGGATGCTCTCCAACACTATCCTCGAGCTTTTCAAGATAAGGAATGACCTTGCAGATTACGTAGAATCGGTAATGAGGGAAGTCTCCCCTAACGTTACCGCTCTAGTGGGACCAGTCCTTGGAGCGAGGCTACTTAGCTTGGCGGGTAGCCTAGAGGAGTTAGCAAAGATGCCAGCAAGCACTATCCAAGTGCTCGGTGCAGAAAAGGCCCTCTTTAGGGCACTAAAGACGGGTAGCAGGCCTCCAAAGCACGGCATTATATTCCAGTTCCCCGCCATTCACTCGTCTCCGAGGTGGCAGAGGGGTAAGATAGCTAGGGCTCTGGCTGCCAAGCTGGCAATCGCAGCTAGGGTAGACGCCTTCAGCGGGAGGTATATAGGAGACCAGTTGGTGGAACAGCTAAACAAGAGGATCGAGGAGATCAAGACTAAGTACGCACAGCCACCTCCTAGAAAACAACAGAAAGAGGAAAGGCCTCAGGGAAAAGGTAAAAAAGGTAAAGGAGATAAGAAAAAAGGTAAGAGAAGGTGA
- a CDS encoding 30S ribosomal protein S30e, translating into MPSHGSLTKAGKVRSQTPKIQPKEKSKEPPRLRNRMEFEKRIVKASSQQQRK; encoded by the coding sequence ATGCCGTCTCACGGTTCGCTAACAAAGGCTGGAAAGGTAAGGAGCCAGACGCCAAAGATACAGCCAAAGGAGAAATCAAAGGAGCCACCTAGGCTAAGGAACAGAATGGAGTTCGAGAAGAGAATAGTTAAGGCTTCATCACAACAGCAAAGAAAATGA
- the gatD gene encoding Glu-tRNA(Gln) amidotransferase subunit GatD encodes MPLESYKGKALDVLSQIGAEIGDIIEIEKEKVRVKGILMPSYSKDDDIVVVKMDNGYNVGVSVENASVKLVEKKGLGKPLTGKGDNRKGEVKIISTGGTIVSKVEYETGAVRPALTTEEIVQFLPEINEIAKVSSEILFSILSENMTPENWVKIAESVKRAFDEGSLGVIVTHGTDTMAYTASALAFSFKGLQGPVVLVGSQRSSDRPSSDSPINLLSSVILAKNAPFGEVVVNMHGESSDTYTLAHRGVKVRKMHTSRRDAFQSINDKPLAKVFWREREVQLLRSDFFPKREESVLDSKFDSRVFLLKYYPGMDPSIVEHLVEEKGVRGIVIEGTGLGHTSTQFLEQFKKASREGVFLGMTSQCLFGRVNMNVYTTGRLLQQAGVVPLEDMLPEVALVKLMWVLAHEDDVDKVKSLMLTNMAGEINYRHSVDFYPRWNHE; translated from the coding sequence ATGCCTCTTGAAAGTTATAAAGGTAAAGCCCTGGACGTGTTATCTCAAATTGGGGCTGAAATAGGGGACATTATTGAAATAGAGAAAGAGAAGGTGAGGGTAAAGGGCATATTGATGCCCTCATATTCCAAGGACGACGACATCGTGGTCGTAAAAATGGACAACGGCTATAACGTGGGAGTGTCCGTGGAGAACGCCAGCGTCAAACTGGTGGAAAAGAAGGGACTTGGCAAGCCCTTGACGGGAAAGGGAGACAACAGGAAAGGAGAGGTCAAAATAATAAGCACTGGAGGTACCATAGTGAGCAAGGTGGAGTACGAGACAGGTGCCGTTAGGCCAGCCTTGACCACTGAGGAAATAGTGCAGTTCCTACCGGAGATCAACGAGATAGCGAAGGTGTCGTCTGAGATACTCTTCAGTATACTTAGCGAAAACATGACGCCGGAGAACTGGGTGAAAATAGCCGAGTCAGTTAAGAGGGCCTTTGACGAAGGTAGCTTAGGCGTAATTGTAACCCACGGCACCGACACCATGGCCTACACGGCGTCAGCGTTAGCTTTTTCGTTTAAGGGCCTTCAAGGCCCAGTAGTCCTAGTTGGTTCCCAAAGAAGCAGTGACAGACCAAGTAGCGACTCCCCAATTAACCTACTCAGCTCTGTTATCCTCGCTAAGAACGCCCCATTTGGGGAAGTAGTCGTGAACATGCACGGCGAAAGCTCAGACACTTACACCCTAGCACACAGGGGAGTTAAGGTAAGGAAAATGCACACCAGCAGGAGGGACGCCTTCCAAAGCATTAACGACAAACCCCTCGCTAAGGTGTTCTGGAGGGAAAGGGAGGTGCAGCTCTTGAGGTCGGACTTCTTCCCTAAACGGGAGGAGAGCGTACTTGACTCAAAGTTCGATAGCCGGGTCTTTCTCCTCAAGTACTACCCCGGAATGGACCCCTCTATCGTTGAGCACCTAGTTGAGGAGAAAGGTGTAAGGGGGATCGTAATAGAGGGGACTGGACTTGGACACACGTCCACTCAGTTCCTAGAACAGTTCAAGAAGGCGTCAAGGGAGGGAGTTTTCCTGGGAATGACCTCCCAGTGTCTCTTTGGGAGGGTCAACATGAACGTCTACACTACTGGAAGACTTCTCCAGCAAGCTGGAGTAGTCCCGCTGGAGGACATGCTTCCGGAAGTGGCTTTAGTGAAGCTGATGTGGGTCTTGGCCCACGAAGACGATGTCGATAAGGTCAAGTCGCTCATGTTAACTAATATGGCTGGAGAAATAAACTATAGACATTCGGTAGACTTTTACCCAAGGTGGAACCATGAGTAA